The Sphingobacterium lactis sequence CCTCATGGCGATGATGGCGCTGAAGATATGCATCGGTATGGAGGTAAAAATAAACCAATTGACCTTGATAAACTTGCAGGACTGGACTTTTACGACCGTAGGCTATTAGTTTCCTTAACAATCGCTTGCCCCCCGAGCGAAGGCATTCGCCGTAGATTAGGAATTCCGTATATTTGTAATCTACTAGTTGAAAAATGAAGGAAGGAAAATCTGCAAGTCCGAAAACGAGAAAGGTTACTTCCGGTCCCCTTCGCGAAAAGGAACGTACCATGAACCGCATCGTAAATGCGGTGGGGAAAGTCCTGAAGAAAAAAGGATATCCGGGATTGACCATTGCCAATATTGCACTGGAGGCCAAGGTAGATAGAAAACTGATCTACACCTATTTTGGCAATCTGGATAACCTGGTGGACCTCTTCATCAGCAAAAGGGACTATTGGAAAACAAAAGCTAAAACTTCCATCGACAAACTCCTTGCCCAGGACCACATCTCACAAGAGGAAATGGAATCGCTCCTGATCGGCCAGTTCAACTCGGTCATGTCGGATGCTACCCTACAGCGCATTTTGCAATGGGAACTGTCCCAACATTCGGAATCGTTGCGGAGGTTGGCCGATGAACGCGAAGTTGTTGGCGAACAATTGATCCAGAAGCTCGAGAAGAACATCACCAATAGTGACAGCGATATCCGCGCCTTATTGGCACTACAAACTGCTGGGCTTTATTACCTGGCGTTGCACGCCAATTCCAATGGCAGTACGTTCTGTGGTCTGGACCTGCATAAGGAGGAGGATCGGGAACGGATTTTCCAGGCACTGAAACGCCTATTGAAAGCAGAAATTGGATAAGGGGCATAAGATTGCCGAATTATCCCTTAATTATCCCGAAATTTTCCTTATTTTCAAGGATAATTATGCGCTTTGCGGCCAATTCCATACTGATGAACAGAAAAATCCCCATTGACAAAGATCTCTCCCTAAAGGCTGTCGTGGCAAGTGATGCCATCAAGATGTACAAGATTATTGATAGCCAAAGGAAGTATCTTGGCGAGTGGCTGCCATTTGTTCAATTCACCAATAAACTTGACGACAGCAAGGGTTTCATTGAAATCGCCATCAAGCACCGCGAAATGAAGCGCGATTATGTGTATAAGATCTGTTATAAGGACAAAATGATCGGTTTGATCGGTACAAAGGAAATTGACTACCTCAACCGAAATACCGAGATTGGCTATTGGCTATCCGAAGAGCACCAAGGAAAGGGATTTATGACAAAATCGGTCCATGCCCTAATCCAGGCATTATTTTCCGAAGTAAAATTGGAGCGTATCCAGATTTGCTGTGCTGTAGGCAATGAGAAGAGCATTGCCATCCCCAACCGGCTGGGCTTCAAACAGGAAGGTATCAAACGAAACGGCGAATGGGCCGGCAACCTGCAATTCAGGGACCTTATCGTCTTCAGCCTCTTGCGATCCGATCAACAGGGAACAACATAAAAAAGTGGAGCATGGCTCCACTTTTTTATGTTATATTTCTTTTATCGCTGCTGTTGTTTGGCTGCTTTCATGGGGTTACCTTCCGTCGATTGCCCTCGTGCTGCACGGCCATTGTTCTGAAAGATCTCAAATCGGGATGGCTGTGCTGACCGTGGCCAGGAGTTATTGCCCTCATCAATATCGGCAGTTTCCCGGAACGGATCCAACTGAATGGAGGCGACCTGCTTGGTCTTCGCGAAGACTTTGGTTACTTCATGCTCATCCATTCGCCAGATATAGGCCGGAATTCGATCGATTTCCGTGCTGCCATCCGTAAAGGTCCATTGAATAATCAATGGCATCACCAATCCGCCATTGTTCTTAAAATTCAGTTCATAGAAGGATGTTTTGCCATTAAAAATATCCTTTTCTTTTTCCGAAAGCCCATTATAGAATTGCTGGTAGCTTGCTTCATCGGCAGGCCGAACCGCAAAACGATCCCATTTATTGTAGAAATCCAGCAAGGAGGTATCTTTATCCACGAGGAAAGCCATATTCTCCTCCAGGTTTCGCTGACGCGTGATCGTGTTCAGGTCTTTATCAAAAGCGGCCTTGCGTTCAGCCTGCGTTTTCTTCGGGTCAGATCCACTCATGCGGTATTGCGTTACATGCTCCAGAGAGATTTCCACCGGGTCCGTTCCGAAGAACCAACCGCGCCAGAACCAATCCAGATCCACGGCCGAGGCATCCTCCATGGTTCGGAAGAAATCCGCAGGTGTCGGGTGCTTGAATTCCCATCGCCGTGCATATTCCTTGAATGCATAATCGAAGAGCTCCCTTCCCATTATGGTTTCCCGCAGGATATTCAATGCGGTGGCCGGTTTGGCGTATGCATTAGGTCCGAACTGCACGATATTCTCCGAGTTGGTCATGATCGGTTCCAGTTGATCTTTGGGCAATTGCATATAATCAACGATCCGGTGTGCTGGGCCTCTTCGCGAAGGGAAGTCCTTGTCCCATTCCTGTTCCGTCAGGAATTGCAGGAAGGTATTGAGTCCCTCATCCATCCACGTCCATTGCCGCTCATCGGAGTTCACGATCATTGGGAAGAAATTATGCCCTACTTCATGAATGATCACACCGATCATCCCATATTTCACAGCTTCCGAATAGGTTCCATCTTCATCTGCACGTCCGTAATTGAAACAGATCATCGGGTATTCCATGCCATTTGCGGCCTCCACGGAGATTGCCACTGGATAGGGATAGGGAATCGAGAACTTGGAATAGGTTTTCAACGTATGAGCGACCACCTTGGTGGAATATCGACGATAGAGCGGATAGGCTTCCGGACCGTAATAGGACATCGCCATGGGTTGATTCCCCTCGATGCCTTCATTGACCTTCATGGCATCCCAAACCAATCTGCGGGAGCTGACAAATGCAAAATCACGTACATTCTTGGCGCTATACACCCACGTTTTCTTGGCCGAAGACTTCTGCCCCATGGCCTTCTTGGCATCGTCCAAGGTCACGATTTCTATTGGTTCTTTAGCGGTTTGGGCCTGTTTCCATCGCGATAACTGCGTTGCATTCAGTACCTGCCCATAATTCTGGCATTCACCGGTCGCTCCGACAATGTGGTCGGCAGGGACCGTAATATTCACTTTATAATCGCCGAATACCAAAGCAAACTCTCCCCTTCCGGTGAACTGCTTATTCTGCCACCCCTGGAAATCGGAGTACACGGCCATACGCGGGAACCATTGGGTAATGGTGTAAAGATAATTATCATCCTTTGCAAAGTGCTCATAGCCACCACGGCCATTCTCCACCATGCGATCCGTTATCTTGTAATCCCAGTCAATCTTTAAAGTCATCTTTGCTCCCGGCTTCAACGAGACCGGTAGATCGATGCGCATCATCGTATAATTGATGGTATAATCCAATGCTTTCCCACTGCCATCAGTAACCTTATGGATATTGACGCCATAACCTTTCTTTTCCGGCACCATCGCTTTCAACTGTTCCAGGGACATCTTCTCGCGGAGCTTACTCTGGTCAAATTTCTTGCTTTCGGCATTGTCGGCATGCTCATTTTCATCCAGTTGCACCCAGAGGTACTGCAGTGGGTCCGGAGAATTGTTGGTATAGGTAATGGTTTCCGATCCCTTCAACACCTGGTTGACCTCATCGATTTCAACATCAATGACATAATCGGCCTTCTGTTGCCAATACATGGATCCAGGCGCGCCGGAGGCGGTACGGAAAATATTGGGATCCGAGAGCAAACTCCCCAGTTGTTCAAATTTATTACCGTGGTTGGAACCTGGATTGTTCTGCGCATGGGTAATGGCTACCGTTGCCATCAACAGGCCGGTACCAAAGGATTTGATCAGGTGACTATATTTTTTCATAAAGGTATACGTTCTAAAGCCATAATAAAGGAAATCCCAATCACAGCGGATGACAAAAAGAAGCTCCAATCCCGGTTGGAAACGGAGAATATTTTGAGCATCAGTTCGGAGAGCAGGATCAAGAAAAAGACAATGATGAGTTGGCCAAACTCCAGTCCGAGATTAAAGGAAAGTAAAGGTAAAACAATGGAGGCTTCCTGCCCCAAAAGCGATTGCAGGTAATTGGAGAAACCCAGTCCGTGGATCAGGCCGAAAAACAGGGTCATGCCATACAATACGGCTGCATTACGTTGCTTCCGCCGCTTGGGCAGGTTGTAAAGCGCCGTTGCCAGGATGGTCACCGGAATCAGGAACTCCACCCAGGACATATCCACACGGACAATCTGGAATGCTGCCAATGCCAAGGTGATGGAATGACCAACGGTAAACGCCGTTACCAGCCACAAAATCCGTTTCCAATCTTTTAAGGTATAACTACAGCATAAAACCAAAACAAATAAAATATGGTCATAGCCATTCAAATCTAGAATATGCTGCCACCCGAGCTGAAAGTAGATCGAAAAATCGCTCATCATTTAGGTTATGTAATAAACTCCTAACAAAATTAATATTATTTTAACATTGCGATGCGTTTTTGTAAAAATTAGATATTTTAGCACATAATTGTTGCAATATCCATCAGATGAACATCCGAAAAACTGCATTCTGTTTAACCGTTTTGGGACTCCTGCTCTCCATAGCCGCATGGGCACACCCCTTTTATGTGAGCATTACGTCCATTGATTATACCGTAGAAAAGAAACAGATCGAAGTTTCCTGCCGAATTTTTCAGGATGATCTGGAGAAGGCAATCAAAAATCAATTGAAGGTGGGTGTGGATGTCATCAAACCAAAAGATCGTGAAGCAACCAACCGAGCTATTGCTACCTACATTAAACAGAACTTCAGGATTACGGCCAACGGAAAGCCAAAGGACTTGACGTTTTTAGGATACGAGATCGACAATGATGTAGCATGGTGCTATTTCAAGGCGCCGCAGGAGGAAAACATCAAGGAATTGAAGGTTATCAACCAGTTGCTGTACCAGGATTTCAAAACGCAAGCGAACATTCTACACGTTACGGTGAACAAAAAACGAAAGAGCACCAAACTAGACAATCCGAAGCGATCAGCTGAATTTGTTTTCTAGCTCCTGCACTAAAAGATTTCCTTTGCCCAAAAAGCTCATAATAGCCTATACGGCCAACAAATGTCCTACTATTTACTGTTTTTTACCCTGAAAATGCTGGAGTGGTATTGGGAAGATTTTTCTTTTGTTTCGGGAAATGGAAATGCCCAGAAACACAAAATGCTTTTTTGTTAAAAAAGCACATCTAAATTTTACTTGATTTTTTTTGGAGTAGAAGGGTTAACTTTTCTTGTTAACGCTTCTATCTGTTTGTGTGGTTTGGTTTGGTCCTACAAATCCCCAATTGGTTACATAGTAAGAATATGGGTTTTGCATCAGTTTTACTTTTTTTGTTCTTTCTTTTTTAATCATTAAATACCTTTCTTTATTTGTTATGCGAGTAATATAACAAAAATTAAGCCAATTTCCAAATCTATCTGAGAATTAATGATTGCCGGCCCATGCAGCCATTGAAAAATCAAGATGAAGTCTATTATTTATGATTATCAATCGTTTAGGGCAATCAAAGCCAGGTAACCTATAGAATAAACGTTTATCTGCCAAATTGCTCAGTACCCACCAAAACGACATAACTCACTGCAATACAGTTACATAGTCCATAAACACAGTTCATTACACGCCAACATCGGGCTGGACCTTGTCTGACATGCGTCCGAGGTGAGAGCGTACTGAGAGCGTGGTGAGAGCGTGCCTATAGCACGTATCCACCACGGTTAAACCCCGCGCGCATTACGGTCGCATGTCGAACAAGGTCCAGTTAGGCCGGAAACGGGATAAGCAGGACTACTTGATTTTTCGTAATGGCAAATGGGAAGGAACAGCATGTACGAAATGCATAAGGTGAGAGCGTGTTAAACTTAAGAATTTGGCAAGAAATTAGGGATTTCCCTATATAACTGTCAGAACACAGCTATATGTGGGAATTGGGTTGTTCTTTGGAATAAATTTACAGAATTTCTTTGATTTACCCTCAGGGTAATCGGATTTTATGTAACTGCCTATCGAATCATCACAACCAACAATAACGCACAGCATGTGCCATAGGGACCATGGTATTAGCGTGGGTCTCATGAAAGCGATTGCATCCGCTTTAAATCATTACCCTTAATTTACGACATGGGCCATCCCCGCTGAATGCTTATGGATGAATTCTGACGGTGAACTCCGCAGGATATGCTTGAAAACCCTATTGAAATGCACAACCGTATTGAACCCACATTGATAAGCGACTTCGGAGATGTTTTCCGTCGATCGGTTGATGAGCAGCTGGCAAGCCTTTTCAATTCGGATTTCATTCAAAAAGGTCACATACGTTTTCATGGTGTGCTTCTTGAAATACTTACAGAATGCGGAAGGGGTCATGTGGATCAGCTTGGCGACTTCATCGATGGTGATTTCGCGGTTGTAGTTTTCCAGTGAATACCGCAGGACATCATTGATGCGCACACCGACCTTATCGTTGAAATTTGAACCTGGCAGCCCTGAATAGAGCGATATCATATCCTGCTCATGTGCCAATAGGAAATCGAAAATCTTTAATACCTGCATCAACTTGGCCATCCCCTCTTCCTTCATCAAGGAAGCGAAAATATGCTTGATCTTTCCGGCGTGCTGCTGGATGACCTTCTTACTGGAATTCATGGTGCTGAAGAAATCCTGCATGGGTTGAAGCTCCTGCAAATTGAAAAGCGGGGCCAGTTTATCGAATGCAACAAAGACATGCACCACGTGGACCTTATCCTCTGGATTACCCTCCTTGATGAACACATGCGGGTCATTCGCTTTCAGTATATAGATTTCATTTTCAAAGAAGGGCTGGATTAAGTTTCCGATCACCACGGAACCTCTCCCTTTCAAGATGTAGGATATCTGTATTTCCTTATGTCTATGGTAATGGCTATAGAATTCGTCACGTAGATCTTCCTGGATGTAAAACGAACCAGCACCGAATGCAGGCGCCGTAAATTCTATTGGATATCTAGCCTCTTTAGTCTTTAAAGCTTCCATATGTTCATAATTATCTTTCCCCTATTTGGAAAACGGTAAGAAAGGTCCTTTAATAATTGTGTTTAGTTGGATACAAAAATATGTTTTTTTTGATTCTATTTCACCATTTTAGACACATTAGTTTATTTATTGGTTTACTTAGGGTCCAATTTTTCGGAATTATCGACCCTCAATACATAAAAAGAGCCAATCCCAGGGGATTGGCTCGCTTACCGAATTAAAACAAATATTGTGGTTGTTATGCTTATTGATCATTGATCAGGGCCCGATCCAGGTGGACATAGCCCCCATCCACATGGATGAGTTGACCCGTGGTATGGCTGGATCGATCCGACAGCAGGAACACCGACATGTCGGCAATTTCCTCGACTG is a genomic window containing:
- a CDS encoding TetR/AcrR family transcriptional regulator, with product MKEGKSASPKTRKVTSGPLREKERTMNRIVNAVGKVLKKKGYPGLTIANIALEAKVDRKLIYTYFGNLDNLVDLFISKRDYWKTKAKTSIDKLLAQDHISQEEMESLLIGQFNSVMSDATLQRILQWELSQHSESLRRLADEREVVGEQLIQKLEKNITNSDSDIRALLALQTAGLYYLALHANSNGSTFCGLDLHKEEDRERIFQALKRLLKAEIG
- a CDS encoding GNAT family N-acetyltransferase: MNRKIPIDKDLSLKAVVASDAIKMYKIIDSQRKYLGEWLPFVQFTNKLDDSKGFIEIAIKHREMKRDYVYKICYKDKMIGLIGTKEIDYLNRNTEIGYWLSEEHQGKGFMTKSVHALIQALFSEVKLERIQICCAVGNEKSIAIPNRLGFKQEGIKRNGEWAGNLQFRDLIVFSLLRSDQQGTT
- a CDS encoding M1 family metallopeptidase → MKKYSHLIKSFGTGLLMATVAITHAQNNPGSNHGNKFEQLGSLLSDPNIFRTASGAPGSMYWQQKADYVIDVEIDEVNQVLKGSETITYTNNSPDPLQYLWVQLDENEHADNAESKKFDQSKLREKMSLEQLKAMVPEKKGYGVNIHKVTDGSGKALDYTINYTMMRIDLPVSLKPGAKMTLKIDWDYKITDRMVENGRGGYEHFAKDDNYLYTITQWFPRMAVYSDFQGWQNKQFTGRGEFALVFGDYKVNITVPADHIVGATGECQNYGQVLNATQLSRWKQAQTAKEPIEIVTLDDAKKAMGQKSSAKKTWVYSAKNVRDFAFVSSRRLVWDAMKVNEGIEGNQPMAMSYYGPEAYPLYRRYSTKVVAHTLKTYSKFSIPYPYPVAISVEAANGMEYPMICFNYGRADEDGTYSEAVKYGMIGVIIHEVGHNFFPMIVNSDERQWTWMDEGLNTFLQFLTEQEWDKDFPSRRGPAHRIVDYMQLPKDQLEPIMTNSENIVQFGPNAYAKPATALNILRETIMGRELFDYAFKEYARRWEFKHPTPADFFRTMEDASAVDLDWFWRGWFFGTDPVEISLEHVTQYRMSGSDPKKTQAERKAAFDKDLNTITRQRNLEENMAFLVDKDTSLLDFYNKWDRFAVRPADEASYQQFYNGLSEKEKDIFNGKTSFYELNFKNNGGLVMPLIIQWTFTDGSTEIDRIPAYIWRMDEHEVTKVFAKTKQVASIQLDPFRETADIDEGNNSWPRSAQPSRFEIFQNNGRAARGQSTEGNPMKAAKQQQR
- a CDS encoding HupE/UreJ family protein, with the protein product MMSDFSIYFQLGWQHILDLNGYDHILFVLVLCCSYTLKDWKRILWLVTAFTVGHSITLALAAFQIVRVDMSWVEFLIPVTILATALYNLPKRRKQRNAAVLYGMTLFFGLIHGLGFSNYLQSLLGQEASIVLPLLSFNLGLEFGQLIIVFFLILLSELMLKIFSVSNRDWSFFLSSAVIGISFIMALERIPL
- a CDS encoding DUF6702 family protein, which translates into the protein MNIRKTAFCLTVLGLLLSIAAWAHPFYVSITSIDYTVEKKQIEVSCRIFQDDLEKAIKNQLKVGVDVIKPKDREATNRAIATYIKQNFRITANGKPKDLTFLGYEIDNDVAWCYFKAPQEENIKELKVINQLLYQDFKTQANILHVTVNKKRKSTKLDNPKRSAEFVF
- a CDS encoding AraC family transcriptional regulator; translation: MEALKTKEARYPIEFTAPAFGAGSFYIQEDLRDEFYSHYHRHKEIQISYILKGRGSVVIGNLIQPFFENEIYILKANDPHVFIKEGNPEDKVHVVHVFVAFDKLAPLFNLQELQPMQDFFSTMNSSKKVIQQHAGKIKHIFASLMKEEGMAKLMQVLKIFDFLLAHEQDMISLYSGLPGSNFNDKVGVRINDVLRYSLENYNREITIDEVAKLIHMTPSAFCKYFKKHTMKTYVTFLNEIRIEKACQLLINRSTENISEVAYQCGFNTVVHFNRVFKHILRSSPSEFIHKHSAGMAHVVN